AAGGGGTCGATGTAGAGAGGAATACAATGCAGTGTGAGAGGTAAGGGGTCGATGTAGGGAGGAATACAATGTAGTGTGAGCGGTAAGTGGTCGATGTAGAAAGGAATACAATGTAGTGTGAGCGGTAAGGTGTCGATGTAGAAAGGAATACAATGTAGGATGAGCGGTAAGTGGTCGATGTAGAGAAGAATACAATGTAGGATGAGAGGTAAGTGGTCGATGTAGAGAGGAATACAATGTAGGATGAGCGGTAACTGGTCGATGTAGAGAGGAATACAATGTAGGATGAGCGGTAAGTGGTCGATGTAGAGAGGAATACAATGTAGTGTGAGCGGGAAGTGGTCAATGTAGAGAGGAATACAATGTAGGATGAGCGGTAACTGGTCGATGTAGAAAGGAATACAATGTAGTGTGAGCGGTAAGGGGTCGATGTAAAAAGGAATACAATGTAGAGGAATACAATATAGTGTGAGCGATAAGGGGTCGATGTAGAAAGGAATACAATGTAGTGTTAGCGGTAAGGGGTCGATGTAGAGAGGTACACAATGTAGTGTGAGTGGTAGGTGGTCGATATAGAAAGAAATACAATGTAGTGTGAGCAGGGGTCGATGTAAAGAGGGATACAATGTAGTGTGAGCGGTAAGTGGTCGATGTAGAGAGGAATACAATGTAGTGTGAGCGGTAAATGGTCGATGTAGAGAGGCCTACATTGTAGGATGAGCTGTAAGGGGTCGATGTAGAAAGGAATGCCATGTAGTGTGAGCGGTAAATGGTCGATGTAGAGAGGACTACAATGTAGGATGAGCTGTAAGGGGTCGATGTAGAAAGGAATACAATGTAGTGTGAGCGGTAAGGGGTCGATGTAGAGAGGACTACAATGTAGTGTGAGCGGTAAGGGGTCGATGTAGAAAGGAATACAATGTTATGTGAGCGGTAAGGGGTCGATGTAGAGAGGAATACAATGTAGTGTGAGCGGTAAGGGGTCGATGTAGAGAAGAATACAATGTAGTGTGAGCGGTAAGGGGTCGATGTAGAAAGGAATACAATGTAGTGTGAGCGGTAAGGGGTCGACGTAGAGAGGAATACAATGTAGTGTGAGCGGTAAGTGGTCGATGTAGAAAGGAATACAATGTAGTGTGAGCGGTAAGGGGTCGATGTAGAGAGGAATACAATGTAGGATGAGCGGTATGTGGTCCGTGTAGAAAGGAATACAATATATTGTGAGCGGTTAGGGGTCGATATAGAGAGGAATACAGTGTAGTGTGAGCGGTAAGTGGACGATGTAGAAAGGAATACAATGTAGTGTGAGCGGTAAGGGTCGATGTAGAGAGGAATACAATGTAGTGTGAGCGGTAACTGGTCGATGTAGAGAGGAATACAATGTAGGACGAGCTGTAAGGGGTCGATATAGAACGGAATACAATGTAGGATGAGCGGTAAGTCGTCGAAGTAGAAAGGAATTCAATATAGGATGATCCGTAAGGGGTCGATGTAGAGAGGAATATAATGTAGTGTGAGCGGTAAGGGGTCGATGTAGAGAGGAATATAATGTAGGATGAGAGGTAAGTGGTCGATGTAGAAAGGAATACAATGTAGTGTGAGCGGTAAGGGGTCGATGTAGAAAGGAATACAATGTAGTGTGAGCGGTAAGGGGTCAATGTAGAAAGGAATATAATGTAGTGTGAGCGGTAAGTGGTCGATGTAAAGAGGAATACAATGTAGTGTGAGCGGTAAGGGGTCGATGTAGAGAGGAATACAATGTAGTGTGAGCGGTAAGGGGTCGATGTAGAGAGGAATACAATGTAGTGTGAGCGGTAAGGGGTCGATGTAGAGAGGAATACAATGTAGGACGAGCTGTAAGGGGTCGATATAGAACGGAATACAATGTAGGATGAGCGGTAAGTCGTCGATGTAGAAAGGAATACAATGTAGGATGAGTTGTAAGGGGTCGATGTAGAAAGGAATATAATGTAGTGTGAGCGGTAAGGGGTCGATGTAGAGAGGAATATAATGTAGGATGAGAGGTAAATGGTCGATGTAGAAAGGAATACAATGTAGTGTGAGCGGTAAGGGGTCGATGTAGAAAGGAATATAATGTAGTGTGAGCGGTAAGGGGTCGATGTAGAAAGGAATATAATGTAGTGTGAGCGGTAAGTGGTTGATGTAGAGAGGAATACAATGTAGTGTGAGCGGTAAGGGGTCGATGTAGAAAGGAATACAATGTAGTGTGAGCGGTAAGGGGTCGATGTAGAGAGGAATACAATGTAGGATGAGCTGTAAGGGGTTGATATAGAAAGGAATACAATGTAGGATGAGCGGTTAGGGGTCGATGTAGAAAGGAATACAATGTAGGATGAGCGGTAAGGGGTCGATGTAGAGAGGAATATAATGTAGTGTGAGCGGTAAATGGTCGATGTAGAGAGGAATACAATGTAGGATGAGCGATAAGTGGTCGATGTAGAAAGGAATACAATGTAGTGTAAGCGGTAAGGGTTCGATGTAGAAAGGAATACAATGTAGTGTAAGCGGTAAGGGGTCGATGTAGAAAGGAATACAATGTAGTGTGAGCGGTAACGGGTCGATGTAGAGAGGAATACAATGTAGGATGAGAGATAAGTGGTCGATGTAGAAAGGAATACAATGTACTGTGAGCGGTAAGGGGTCGATGTAGAGAGGAATATAATGTAGGATGAGAGGTAAGTAGTCGATGTAAAAAGGAATACAATGTAGTGTGAGCGGTAAGGGGTCGATGTAGAAAGGAATATAATGTAGTGTTAGCGGTAAAGGGTCGACGTAGAAAGGAATACAATGTAGTGTGAGCAGTAACGGGTCGATGTAGAGAGGAATACAATGTAGTGTGAGCGGTAAGGGGTCGATGTAGAGATGAATACAATGCAGTGTGAGCGGTAAGTGGTCGATGTAGAGAGGAATACAGTGTGGGATGAGCTGTAAGGGGTCGATGTAGAAAGGAATACAATGTAGGATGATCAGTAAAGGGTCGATGTAGAAAGGAATACAATGTAGGATGAGCGGTAAGTGGTCGATGTAGAGAGGAATATAATGTAGTGTGGGCGGTAAGGGGTCGATGTAGAAAGGAATACAATGTAGTGTGAGCGGTAAGGGGTCGGTGTAGAGAGGAATACAATGTAGTGTGAGCGGTAACTGGTCGATGTAGAAAGGAATATAATGTAGTGTGAGCGGTAAGTGGTCGATGTAGAGAGGAATACAATGTAGGATGTGCGGTAAGGGGTCGATGTAGAAAGGAATACAATGTAGTACGAGCGGTATGGGGCCGATGTAGAAAGGAATACAATGTAGTGTGAGCGGTAAATGGTCGATGTAGAGAGGAATACAATGTAGGATGAACGGTAAGGGGTCGATTTAGAAAGGAATACAATGTAGTGTGAGCGGTAAGGGGTCGATGTAGAAAGGAATACAGTGTAGTGTGAGCGGTAAGTGGTCGATGTAGTAAGGAATACAATGTAGTGTGAGCGGTAAGGGGTCGATGTAGAAAGGAATACAATGTAGTGTGAGCGGTAAGTGGTCGATGTAGAGAGGAATACAATGTAGGGCACGTGGTGAGAAAGCGCAATGATCTTTGCCAAGGGACTGGACTACAGTCTTTGGCTAAAAAGATGTTTCTTTAAAACTggagtttggtcatattatgaacatttgaacatgagtttttgtttttaaactatttaaaaaaatactaaatacacacacacacacacacaagcgcacgcacgcacgaacacacacacacacacacacacacacacacacacacacacacacacacacacacacacacacacaccttagtcgggaatcgaacctggaTTGCCTCGGTAAGAAAACTTTCCTACCATCTTTACCAATACACTAAGGAGGCAATGCGTGCTTTATGCCTGTTGATAAAAGGCGTCATAATCTTCGGTGTAATGGAAAAATAGTAcgaacaactaattctcatgtgtgtTCGATATGTGGTAATATCGCCGCATCTTTTTAGCTCGAAAACGATGCTGAAATGTTGAAACaatgaaaccacgatggtgaaaagacGGAATTATTTCGtactttcaccatcgtaccgtcgacTTTTCACCATTATTGTTTCGTTTTTTCGATTTTTCAACATCTTGATTTCATGCGACTTTTCATCACCGTAGGTTCGACTTTTCACCGCCGAACGTTGGACTTTTCAACCTCGTactttcgtgttttcatcatcgtagtatcGCCTTCCTGTCGCCAATACGTACCTGTAGTCTATTTAACATTACATTGTTTTGAATCCTTTGCCCATGTGTGACAGGAAAAcgatactacgatggtgaaaagtcggaACTACTATGGAGAAGAGTCGAAATAACGAAAACACGATTTCAATGTTTTTGTATCATCTTCTCATTTGTTTTTTCGACCTCAAAATATGCGGCTATGGCCCTAACGGGATACCGTATCCATAGCATAATATAATCTGTTTGTAAGTACGTTTCaaaaccttcttaagaaataaagcaataattCCTGATAtcttaaagttttcttttttctttttgtcatacgatctggaggtcagttaCTCGAATTATTATccgtcaaatgataaaaaaatgttatctgaATCGAGCGATTTTTCCCGTGATATCTCACGTGATTTGGCCACTATTTGTACTGTTGGATTTCTTTAATGTAGTgtatctatggtggctgatttcggTCATTTCATTCTGGCGTATTGGTACGTTTGAAGGGTACAAACAAATTGAAGTACAAGTGGCTTAAGTTTCGGGAACGTCGTATCATTACATTATCAAAATTGGCAAATTACTAAAATGTATCACAATAAATATAGAAGCAAGTTTGGATGCAGTAAGCGAAGACGAAATGTGACATATTTTCACGTAAAGAGATTTGAAAAGTCAAGTAAAATACCCCAGCCTCTATTGATGTTCTCGCAGAGCGCTGAAAATTGCCTTGcgtgaaaaatattttgcaagtatgTTAACTATGTTCTATGTAACTGTGAGAAGGCTAGCAAGTACGTTTTGCATatcgatgttgctcattgcagagctggaggggtcttctgcgcatgtccggaagtgattatcagttgGAGCGCACGACAAAAATACGCAATTTTTGCATGTccacacgcatttagtgtataatatgcataatatactgactaaaggttagggttagtattaccatggttacaaaatatatacatttaagacacttttttgttcaaatggcttgaatccggtatattccggagtctgtaatttatacaggcgccCCAGGTCTGCATTGAATCACACTCTTTGCATATTTGTAAACAGTTGAAAGGTATGAGGACGGATTGTATTTGTTTCACATGACAACCACGTTCATCGCGATTTTGCGGTATTGATATGATTCAACGCGAAAATATTGCTAACGTACATGTACTAACGTCTGAAAGAATAGTTTCTTCATAACAAATAAGAAGAGAATGGCGAGCACTTTCTTTACTATGAAACGAATGAAGGTCcaacaatattttaatattttgttgtttcagaTTCAAGGACAGTACATTCTGGCAATGTTTACGATCATGGGATGTTTTATTGGTTGTGTAGGCGCCGGATTAGGAGGCTTAAGTTCGTCTTCAAGTTACTACGACAACGACGAAGAAGAAGACAGTCCGAAGAAAACGCTTGCAATCATTATTCTCGTCGGCTGTATCGGAGCCATCCTCTTGACAATATTCTCTATGTGTGTTGTGTGTACATACAGTTCATACTTTGGAGTAGTAATACAACGCGGGCGTCGTGGTCGGATGGTATTTATAAATACCGGCGGATCATCTACAATGTCAAGTACAGTTCACGCAGCAGCATTGCAGACGACACCTCAAACAAGTTATCAAGTTGACGAGCTAGAGAAACAAAATCGTCTGCTGCAGCAACAACTTGATTTACAAAAGCAGAtacagcagcaacaacagcagaATCAATATTCAGGTGGTTTCTATCCCCCTCCACCACCGCCTTCATACGGAGCGGATGGGTCAGCACCGGAGTACCCTCCACCTGCCTATAATTGAATTCAATGAAACGGAAAAAACAGTAAATAGCTGACGAGGAGTTAAGCTTTGTCAGTTCTGTAAACTATCTGTACAAATTCTAAAATGAtaatgttgttgatgatgatgatgataattatcaTTTTGTATCGGCAACTGGCTCAAAGAGAGGTCACTGTCACTGTCTTTCAGATTATTTCTAGGTCCTGttttgttagtttaaacatattttattgcttataatacatgtatttatatcattacatcaacatatggatattaacaatcgattgaattatagcaatagggtcggatcacaagttctgccaacattagTAAACGGCCCTTCCCTCGAAAATTAACTATTgcataaaattaattacttttacgagataaacaattataacatgtattacaaaagtttgaatgaagaaaagaccaaagtatgactaaaactaaaatagaaaaaaaatagctagtttaatgttatatatgatgttgatattgctatttttcatcATGGATCTGTTTCCCAGAAGCTAGGCAAGGGCAGGAGTAACTGTATTCGTTTGCGATAAGTTGAGGTTTGATTAATAATCAATATCAAATGTTAGGTACTGGTAGAAATTACAAGTCAAAGCTATCCTCACTGAAAACGAttagaatttatgataaatttatgcACCGCCAAAGTAATTATTGTATTGGTTTCGTCTGAGTACATGTCAGATCCAAATAATAGCAGTGTGTCATTTAAAGGATGAAAAGTTCTGGTTTCGTGAAATAGGTCGATTCTTTGTCCTCTAAATTTCATACACTGAAAGAAATAATGTTCAGCATTCTCGATGGGATACCCACAGTCACAACTGGGATTATCTCTTAAATGATTCCTGTATAAATCGTTATTCAGATTACTGCATCGGTTTCTTAACCTTGCATGTAATATTGAGGGCAGTCTTTTACCAGTCAAAAAGTGTTTGGGGATTGTTGGTGCTTTGAACAAATCTTTTAGCcttgatttaaatatattaaggGATTCagaatttctaatatttatatcaaGTGAATTCCATAGATCGGTAGATGACGGTATAAATGAGTTACTATAAATCTGAGTTCTTCGAGCTATTGTTACATAGTTATCATTGTTTCTCAAAGGGTAATTAGATATCTCTGCTACAACAGGAggaaaaatatttgacaagaaTTCAGGGAGTAGACTATTTTTAGCTTTATAAACTGTAATAAGCTTTTGAATATTTCGTCTGTCCTCTAAGGAGACCCATCCTATTTCTTGAACTAAATTTTGTATTGAGACAGACCTGGTTAATCCCGTAACTATACGCGCCGCttcatattgtaatttttctaaagccctctacagacggtaggtttttgttgtacaacaccaattaaattcaagatgtacagccaaatattatcgtgtgtatgatgctattccttgatttcgtacatcttacagattaggacatgttctatttcgtaagttttgccttacgtaccacccacgttgacaagcaacaaattggtaaataattagttgatgagaggcaagtgaatgaaattccagaaacaactgcccaaaaaataaacacaaatctgaatataaaatggcttctaatgcataatggaaaaaggatgacactgaaaagttaaatgatttgagccgcgccatgggaaaaccaacatagtgcgtttccgaccagcatccgcgcagtctggtccatgctgttcgcttacggtttcgctaattgcaatagactttgaaagcaaacatcattgatcctgactagactgcgcggatgcacaggctggtctgcatccatgctagtcgcaaagccactatgttggttttcccatggcgtggctcatttgtgtcatgcgtaatcaaattcatgggacataaaaaggtgaatattatttttttgttttattatattattaatggttacattcttttcagtacctgatgcactgtTTACTatgtaaatctctgtgatttatatgggaatggaatactgtctgtatgtgaaaaatgtacaatttcaaaattgtacatctttgagataattagtgttgtacaacaaaaacctaccgtctgtagagggcttaataAGGACTGTTTTTGTAGTACAGTGCATCCATCCCAAACGATAGATGCATACTCTAATATAGGtctcatatatgaaatataaatttgatttagagtagatctttttaacttgaattttaGTGCTCTCATAGAACTCAGAACTTTCGATGCAGACTTTTCTATGTGGCTAATATGCTCGTGCCATTTAAGATCGGACGATAAAGTTAAACCTAAATGTTTATGAACATCAACATAATCTagtaaaataccattaaaataaaGAGATGGCTTTACTTGTAGATTAGAAAAACTTCCTGTTTTGTTAAGCTTACTCCTACATAAAAAAGCGGGATTTATATAAACTGTTTGCATTTTCACACATAATAAACAGAGGGAACGCAATGTTCAAAATACAGATATGTTAACTTTGATATGATATTCCTTTATTAATTTTAACCTAGATATAAATCTTTCGCAATAGTGTGGTCAACAGACAGCCACCGTTAATGTTACGACATTATTTCGCGAAAGATTTATTATGTCTTGTTACACTGATACACATTACTCACAAACtatgaaaaatagcaataaaaataatgtttttgaccGTCGAAAGTTATTTTCACTATGCAATTGTATGCATATACTGAATAGTTACTTCCCGCTCCTACTCACTTGGCAACGGAAGTACTGTGTGACTCTTCCAGCCACTTCCAGTTACTATTCAGTCACTTCCAATGACTCTTCTAGTCACTTCTGGTGACTCTTCCGGTCACCTCCGCATGTATGCAACACATCTGAATTAAAGTTTACTGGAGATATTTCATTTACGAATGTTTTGTTTCATCatctgtaaaaatcataaaatccTTTGGCAGTTACATTTTGGCAGATATTATAGGAAACATAATGTCCTGGCAAAGGTCCAAAACTGGCAGacaataaattgttgtttttttcacgaaCCATGAATGGCTTAGGCCTACCCCTTTACAAAATGCCTACTGATCCGCTGTAGCCTTTCAGGGATTTCTTACTTAGTTacgtttaacccttaccatgctaaatttctataatggactggcccatatttatcatttaaaggggtgtttactgaaaatttattgactgaatagccaacagtgcagaccacgatcagactgcacggatgtgcaggctatcttggactacactggtcgcaaaggcagaatcaatcgtgtccagcatggtaagggttaaacatatttattctcaAGAGTATACTACAGATTTGTACAATtacaacatcaaaacaacatcaaattaacatgatattaaggaaaggataagaatgaaagacaatgTCTTATATAATTCTTCTCGGACAATACGGTTTGTATGTAAATATAGGAGAGCGTTATGTTATACTCGAAGTGGGAATGCATGTCTCtatgtattataaaataatagtGACTATTAAAAATATAGCTATGGAGAATATAGAAAAGCGTTTAGTATTAAAGAGTAAGGTAATCAGAAAGTGGAAGAACAGAGAAAGGTAGAGGGTAATACTATCTCGTAAGAAAAAGAAAggtatcatgaaaatcctttactCTCAGATTTGTAATTCTGAACATGCATGAATATTATAGTATTGTCCTGATTGGAAAGGGATGGGTTTCAAAAGAGCACTGTGTTGAGGTCaatcttgcataaaaactacatttttcactggatcaGCCCTTGTATAAACGgaagaaaaatcgtgtgcaaacaaggcaattcacgtgctgttaaaatccgatttttatttttgaaatgctttacaAAGCGTgttcatttattgtaaataactgcGAATGAATAAGtgtcgcgtgtaacttgtgctattgctcgtttttaggtattatattatcattttttagtatcagtcggtatgtttttaccttatttttcgcagaattcatataataaaccttgaaaGCTAGTCAGTaccttcgtactcatccgtactctaaatgtgttcgtactcaaaataattcgaatgtaaagttattattcttaaaattgtatccctgttaatcaaatttttaagtaatatgcaaaattattagtaatgtaacgtttgtaataactagaaataaaaataagatgctcaaaaaccttcaaatcatgCTTTTGGAAGTGTTGTTGATATGTTGGCCccagttatggatatttaaaacatgtttaccgtttccaagaacaaccgaatggtaactaaaatgtaccggaatcgtaaagtcatcacatatgaaaacaatgcatttagttgtcgtgtaatgtttttttatgcaagaatagcgacaatacacgtttgttttgtatATTAACATCTTCAGAAGCcctcggtctcggtcacaaacaatcccgcgggcttctgcagacgttaatacacaaaaaacgtgtattatccctacatttagactagctcctagactatgatatatctttttacatttttatgattgaatgtagtgaactgagccagtctatatcctatgtccaatatcacaacatcagtcctgtgtgaaaatctctaaaatagactggcttttgtctctatgaaattgagtttgtcaaaaaagggaaaaatatagaaatatagttatcatcagtctagtggctagtctacccTACATTATTCATGTAGTgacttataaataaaaaatatgtttaaaccaaatatatataataactttTCAAGTCTTTTTTTTCTCAGACTTGATTAATATTAAAAGTATcatgaataaaacataattttatttcagtaactttTACATATAAAGTATCTCATGTCATTGAAGAAAAGACGACGTTTAGCATGGGGTCGTTCGGCGGGTGATATTCGGCAGAGCAACGTCCGGCGGGGCGACCTTAttattagactggcatcagtcgttagagtcattgaatgtaaagcacctggccataaaatcaatcctctctgataccactttctaaaaaaaattacaacatctcttgcctctgttgagatgagcctagagagaaaatgtttttctgagaaaataatttagtgtcagtgtgaagaaattaatattattacagactatttgatctcaacagactttgtaagtctacctTATTATGGGCGACGTTCGGTTGGGCGACGTTTGTCGGAGCGACGTTCTGCGGGGGCCATAGCGATCGTCGGTGGGACAACTTTTGGCGGGGTGATTTTCGGCGGGGCGCGACAGAAAGAagtaacgaaatggcacaaatcagccaccataggacTTAGGTTTCGTTTCTTTCCGTTACGAACAAGAAATACCGGAAATGAACGCTATCGTACGGAAATTGCCGACGCTCCACTAGCATCGCTTCACGTTGGTTAAAATTACAATATGAATAGGCGCTCTATAAAacagaaatgtttacaaatgaGAATGCCCGGCTCTGGATTACTGTTTAGGCTCATGTTATATATTTAACGAACAATATAAAACAAGTGTTTATTACTTTCTTTTCTGCACTATTTCCTTACAGTAtctcatttaaacaaaacagagGGAGTTTATGTCAAAAAGCATACAACTACGTCTGCAGTGTAacgttatgtttttgttttttttgtaaatcaactTTTTCTGACTAGAGAAACTATCAAAGCATAAAGCACCGGAAACCGCCGTCCGTTATAGAATGCGTCAACTATTAAATGCCAAATATTTCATCTCAaattttataatatgtttttgtaATGTACGTATAAGTATTAATATCAAAGTCTGCTTTACTACAGTGATTCGAAGAATATTTTCATGTTGTGAGTCAGTCACTGAACAAGAAGTGTCTGAGAAGGTATCTAAGCTTCAAAGGACTTGTTTCAATCTAATACAGAATACTAGTGCTATCTATCTAGAAATACTATTTCTAATCTGTTTTAACATGattaaaaaaatcatgattaaTTTACAACCTCCTTCATAGTCTGATAaccaactagataatctttttttttatttgttttaaattcatttttcttatatactCTGACCATCCGCTTTCTTGGCCCTGGTCCAATCGCTAGGAAAATgacataattctgtaaaagtttaaacagcctcaggagttatcACCTGGGAACAAACCTCAGAGAAATCAGAGCTGTAAGAAGCAACATCTGGTATATGTTAACTTTTAAGAGTTTCACATATTTTCTCAC
The sequence above is a segment of the Mercenaria mercenaria strain notata chromosome 3, MADL_Memer_1, whole genome shotgun sequence genome. Coding sequences within it:
- the LOC128555983 gene encoding uncharacterized protein LOC128555983; its protein translation is MDVDVYVDRPDQNEYVEEGRAKAVKAYKILAGLFGLLGVGLLACGIAAVLNPGSQDFGLPYFIGGFIVGIMTLTAAAICTYVILKAPDADNELKKREVGCAIQGQYILAMFTIMGCFIGCVGAGLGGLSSSSSYYDNDEEEDSPKKTLAIIILVGCIGAILLTIFSMCVVCTYSSYFGVVIQRGRRGRMVFINTGGSSTMSSTVHAAALQTTPQTSYQVDELEKQNRLLQQQLDLQKQIQQQQQQNQYSGGFYPPPPPPSYGADGSAPEYPPPAYN